In Syntrophorhabdaceae bacterium, a single window of DNA contains:
- the thiH gene encoding 2-iminoacetate synthase ThiH: MMSRNLRGIDLSHLTIDDIRRIFAVEDRGLLEEMAHAARELTRRQFGRTISLYAPLYIANYCQNECVYCGFHASQRSMPRSKLTMEQIDRECAALAATGNRSVLILTGESRFHSSPQYIRDAVRIASRHFSYVALEVYPLEEEEYRELYLAGVDGVTLYQETYDRARYDELHLSGPKKVYDYRVEAPDRIACSGIRHISMGALLGLTDWRRDVVALFEHVRYLEKKYPGVEFGLAFPRLRRVADDKHHYIEVSDKEMLKIMTAARLFFPRAGISISTREVPEFRDRIIEFGVTKMSAGSSTRVGGYVEGTTEYEDGQFHVFDPRSFDEIKAMLRAKGFDPVVTDWRNIVNS; the protein is encoded by the coding sequence ATGATGAGTAGGAATCTGCGCGGCATAGACCTGTCGCATCTGACCATCGATGACATTCGCCGCATATTTGCGGTGGAGGACAGGGGCCTCCTCGAAGAGATGGCGCATGCCGCGCGCGAGTTGACGAGGCGTCAGTTCGGCCGGACCATCAGTCTCTACGCCCCTCTCTACATAGCGAATTACTGCCAGAATGAGTGCGTCTACTGCGGTTTCCATGCCTCTCAGAGGAGTATGCCGCGGAGCAAGCTCACCATGGAGCAGATAGACCGGGAGTGCGCGGCGCTCGCCGCCACGGGGAACCGCAGCGTCCTCATCCTGACGGGCGAGTCACGATTCCACTCTTCTCCCCAGTATATCCGCGACGCCGTCAGGATAGCATCACGCCATTTCTCCTATGTTGCCCTGGAAGTCTACCCCCTGGAGGAGGAAGAGTACCGGGAACTCTACCTTGCCGGAGTGGACGGGGTGACGTTGTACCAGGAGACCTATGACAGGGCCCGCTACGACGAGCTTCATCTCTCGGGTCCGAAAAAGGTTTATGATTACCGTGTTGAGGCTCCCGACCGCATAGCTTGCTCCGGCATCAGGCATATATCGATGGGAGCCCTCCTGGGGCTCACGGACTGGCGCAGGGATGTCGTGGCCCTTTTCGAGCACGTCCGTTACCTGGAGAAGAAATACCCCGGTGTCGAGTTCGGTCTTGCCTTTCCGCGGCTGAGACGCGTGGCCGACGACAAACATCATTATATTGAGGTTTCCGACAAGGAGATGCTGAAGATCATGACTGCCGCGCGGCTCTTTTTCCCCCGGGCAGGGATCAGCATCTCGACGAGAGAGGTCCCCGAGTTCAGGGACCGCATAATCGAGTTCGGCGTCACAAAGATGTCGGCCGGGTCTTCCACGCGGGTAGGGGGATACGTCGAGGGGACAACGGAATACGAGGACGGCCAGTTCCACGTCTTCGACCCGCGCAGCTTCGATGAGATCAAGGCCATGCTCAGGGCAAAAGGCTTCGACCCCGTCGTGACCGACTGGCGGAACATAGTGAACAGCTGA
- a CDS encoding thiazole synthase, which translates to MADKLIVGGREFNSRFFLGTGKFGDKEAMRQAIVRSGSQLVTVALRRIDLDETEENILSFIPEGTTIMVNTSGARNAAEAVRIAHIAREAGYGDWIKIEVINDSRYLLPDNQETIKATRMLASEGFVVLPYMSPDLYVAKALVDAGAAAVMPLGSLIGSNQGLRMRALIEVLIEEITKVPIVVDAGIGRPSHAAEAMEIGADAVLANTAVADAEDPPLMAAAFARGVEAGRMAYLAKMGEERAAATASSPLTGFLYDE; encoded by the coding sequence ATGGCAGACAAATTGATAGTAGGCGGCAGGGAGTTCAACAGCCGTTTTTTTCTGGGAACGGGGAAGTTTGGCGATAAGGAGGCCATGCGGCAGGCGATCGTACGCTCCGGTTCACAACTGGTGACGGTGGCGCTGCGCAGGATAGATCTCGACGAGACGGAGGAGAACATCCTTTCCTTCATCCCCGAGGGCACCACCATCATGGTCAACACATCGGGCGCGCGCAACGCGGCGGAGGCCGTCCGCATCGCTCATATAGCAAGGGAAGCGGGATACGGGGACTGGATAAAGATCGAGGTCATCAACGACAGCCGCTATCTTCTGCCCGATAACCAGGAAACGATAAAGGCAACGCGGATGCTTGCCTCTGAAGGCTTTGTTGTGCTTCCCTATATGAGCCCCGACCTCTATGTGGCGAAGGCGCTTGTTGACGCTGGCGCGGCCGCGGTTATGCCCCTTGGTTCCCTTATCGGCTCGAACCAGGGTTTGAGAATGCGGGCCCTCATTGAGGTGCTGATAGAGGAGATCACCAAGGTTCCCATAGTTGTCGACGCAGGCATTGGACGTCCGTCGCACGCCGCCGAGGCCATGGAGATCGGGGCCGATGCCGTGCTGGCAAACACGGCCGTGGCCGATGCCGAGGACCCGCCTCTCATGGCCGCCGCCTTCGCGAGAGGTGTTGAGGCTGGCAGGATGGCTTACCTCGCAAAGATGGGAGAGGAAAGGGCGGCAGCAACCGCTTCCTCGCCGCTGACGGGGTTCCTCTATGATGAGTAG
- the thiS gene encoding sulfur carrier protein ThiS, giving the protein MKITVNGRSTEIAEGMDLHRLVHSGKANPDKVILVLNDGVVKSDQWSLTVLSEGDRVELVSFVGGG; this is encoded by the coding sequence ATGAAGATAACAGTCAACGGCAGGTCGACGGAGATCGCGGAAGGCATGGATCTCCACAGGCTTGTCCATTCCGGCAAGGCGAACCCCGACAAGGTGATCCTTGTCCTCAACGATGGCGTCGTGAAGAGCGACCAGTGGTCTCTGACCGTCCTTTCTGAGGGTGACCGGGTTGAGCTGGTGTCCTTCGTGGGAGGAGGGTGA
- the thiE gene encoding thiamine phosphate synthase — MTRKRPFANDLYIVSSSVRELKRAVDDGAAIVQLRDKTSDEGAILEKARELASYRQVKPFIFILNDDPDLAVKVGADGVHVGQDMSTREARAIVGEEMIVGKTTHNLEQGRQAIEDGADYISTGPVYATPTKPGRPAVGLAYVREAAEHLDIPAVAIGGIDLSNIDDVLAAGAKTIGVVRACSDAVELLKRIKKAVK, encoded by the coding sequence ATGACACGGAAACGACCCTTTGCAAATGACCTGTACATCGTGTCGTCATCCGTCCGGGAACTGAAGCGGGCGGTCGATGACGGAGCCGCCATCGTCCAGCTTCGGGACAAGACGAGCGATGAGGGTGCCATCCTCGAGAAAGCGCGTGAGCTTGCAAGCTACAGGCAGGTGAAGCCCTTTATTTTCATCCTCAACGATGACCCCGATCTGGCGGTGAAGGTCGGAGCGGACGGTGTTCATGTTGGCCAGGATATGTCCACGCGGGAGGCGCGGGCCATCGTTGGTGAAGAAATGATCGTGGGCAAAACGACCCACAACCTCGAACAGGGCAGACAGGCTATAGAGGATGGCGCCGACTACATATCCACCGGGCCCGTCTATGCCACGCCTACAAAACCCGGCAGGCCCGCCGTGGGACTCGCCTACGTCAGGGAAGCGGCGGAGCATCTCGACATCCCTGCCGTGGCCATCGGCGGCATCGACCTTTCAAACATCGACGACGTGCTGGCCGCGGGGGCGAAGACGATCGGGGTCGTGAGGGCCTGCTCGGACGCGGTGGAATTATTGAAGAGAATAAAGAAGGCAGTGAAATGA
- a CDS encoding Rrf2 family transcriptional regulator, which yields MKISTKGRYGLRAMIDLALNGASGTPVFLSEIARRQGVSEKYLEHIFSALHKGGIVKAQRGRRGGYLLTRSPDQITLNDIITVLEGPCNLVDCVNNTSACSRSDACVTRDVWGELGSKIQEVLSGYTLASLVEMQQVKRRQDSMMYYI from the coding sequence ATGAAGATATCTACAAAAGGAAGATACGGATTACGGGCAATGATCGACCTTGCCTTGAACGGAGCCAGCGGGACACCCGTGTTCCTTTCCGAGATCGCCCGTCGCCAGGGAGTCTCCGAGAAATACCTGGAGCACATCTTTTCAGCTTTGCACAAGGGCGGCATTGTCAAGGCCCAGCGGGGTAGAAGGGGCGGTTATCTTCTGACCCGGTCACCCGATCAGATAACGCTCAATGATATCATTACCGTACTTGAGGGTCCCTGCAATCTCGTTGACTGCGTCAATAACACATCGGCCTGCTCCAGATCGGATGCGTGTGTTACGCGCGATGTCTGGGGAGAACTGGGCAGTAAGATACAAGAAGTCCTGAGCGGCTACACGCTTGCATCGCTTGTTGAGATGCAGCAGGTCAAGCGCCGGCAGGACTCCATGATGTACTACATCTAG
- the nifU gene encoding Fe-S cluster assembly protein NifU: MWEYTDKVREHFLNPRNAGEIENPDGVAEVGSIACGDALKLTFKLDENKRIADAKFKTFGCASAIASASALTEMLKGKSVEEAMKITNQDIADYLGGLPPEKMHCSVLGQEALEKAIENYRGVSHKKPDEEIVCVCFGVTDGEIERAVRQNHLTTVEDVTNFTKAGGGCGNCHEKIQAIIDRVYATQKLEQGPVERPKLSNIQKIRMIEETIEREIRPSLKHDGGDIELVDVVGNRVLVAMRGACATCQASQATMKGFVEWKLKEFVSPELVVEEVAS; encoded by the coding sequence ATGTGGGAATATACGGATAAGGTGAGGGAACATTTTCTTAACCCCAGAAACGCCGGTGAGATCGAGAATCCCGATGGCGTTGCAGAGGTAGGCTCCATTGCCTGCGGCGACGCTCTCAAGCTTACCTTCAAACTTGACGAGAACAAGCGCATCGCCGATGCAAAGTTCAAGACCTTCGGTTGCGCAAGCGCCATCGCCTCGGCCTCGGCACTGACGGAAATGCTTAAAGGAAAGAGTGTCGAAGAGGCGATGAAGATAACGAATCAGGATATCGCCGACTACCTGGGCGGGCTTCCCCCCGAGAAAATGCACTGCTCCGTGCTCGGCCAGGAGGCCCTCGAAAAGGCCATCGAGAACTACCGGGGCGTCTCTCACAAGAAACCGGACGAGGAGATCGTCTGTGTATGCTTCGGAGTCACCGACGGCGAGATAGAACGGGCCGTCAGGCAGAACCACCTCACCACCGTTGAAGACGTCACGAACTTCACAAAGGCCGGGGGCGGCTGTGGTAATTGTCATGAAAAGATCCAGGCCATCATCGACCGTGTTTACGCGACACAGAAACTCGAGCAAGGCCCCGTGGAGAGACCGAAGCTCTCCAACATCCAGAAGATCCGCATGATCGAAGAGACGATCGAACGGGAGATACGGCCCTCCCTCAAGCACGACGGCGGTGATATCGAACTCGTCGACGTGGTAGGTAACAGGGTGCTTGTCGCAATGCGCGGCGCCTGCGCCACCTGCCAGGCATCCCAGGCCACCATGAAGGGGTTCGTGGAGTGGAAGCTCAAGGAATTTGTCTCACCGGAACTTGTTGTCGAGGAGGTGGCATCATGA
- the nifS gene encoding cysteine desulfurase NifS encodes MKTVYLDNNATTMVAREVLDEMLPYFHDYYGNPSSMHSFGGQVARKLADARQKIASLLGADPEEIIFTSCGTESDNTAITSALSNSPGKNHIITSRVEHPAVKVPCEHLAQKGYRVTTLSVDTEGRLDMDEYEASLTPDTALVSIMWANNETGVIFPVEKAARLARERGIPFHTDAVQAVGKIPINMKGNSIDMLSLSGHKLHAPKGIGILYVRKGTRFSPFLIGGHQEKGRRGGTENVPSIIALGKACELAGENMQKENTYVRSLRDRLETELLKAIPNSKVNGTSDDRLPNTTNISFEFIEGESILLLMDQFGICASSGSACTSGSLQPSHVLRAMGVPYTMAHGSVRFSLSVYNTAEDVDLVIRELPPIIEKLRVLSPYWTAQQGACATT; translated from the coding sequence ATGAAAACGGTCTATCTTGACAATAACGCTACGACCATGGTGGCCCGCGAAGTCCTCGACGAGATGCTTCCCTATTTTCACGATTATTACGGGAACCCGTCGAGCATGCACTCCTTCGGCGGGCAGGTGGCACGCAAGCTCGCCGATGCCCGCCAGAAGATCGCATCGCTCCTCGGGGCCGACCCGGAGGAGATCATCTTCACAAGCTGCGGCACCGAAAGCGACAACACGGCCATAACGTCGGCCCTTTCGAACAGTCCCGGAAAAAACCACATCATCACGAGCAGGGTTGAACACCCCGCCGTGAAGGTGCCCTGCGAGCACCTTGCGCAAAAAGGATACCGCGTGACCACGCTCTCCGTGGACACGGAAGGCAGGCTTGACATGGACGAATACGAGGCAAGCCTGACCCCGGACACGGCGCTCGTGAGCATCATGTGGGCCAACAACGAAACGGGCGTCATCTTCCCCGTGGAAAAGGCCGCCCGCCTTGCCCGTGAGCGGGGAATTCCTTTTCACACCGATGCGGTTCAGGCCGTGGGGAAGATACCCATCAATATGAAAGGCAACTCCATCGACATGCTCTCCCTTTCGGGGCATAAGCTGCACGCGCCGAAGGGCATCGGAATACTTTACGTCCGTAAAGGAACCCGTTTCTCCCCCTTCCTCATCGGCGGCCACCAGGAAAAGGGCCGCCGCGGGGGCACGGAAAACGTCCCGAGTATAATCGCCCTTGGCAAGGCCTGTGAATTGGCCGGCGAAAATATGCAAAAGGAAAACACTTATGTCAGGTCGCTGCGCGACAGGCTGGAGACAGAACTGCTCAAGGCCATCCCCAACAGCAAGGTGAACGGCACCAGCGATGACCGCCTCCCCAACACGACAAACATCAGCTTTGAGTTCATCGAAGGCGAGAGCATCCTTCTGCTCATGGACCAGTTCGGCATATGCGCCTCATCGGGTTCCGCCTGTACATCCGGTTCATTGCAGCCGTCCCATGTCCTGAGGGCCATGGGCGTTCCTTACACGATGGCTCACGGATCCGTCCGGTTCAGTCTCAGCGTCTACAACACTGCGGAAGATGTCGACCTCGTAATCAGGGAACTGCCGCCCATCATTGAGAAGCTCAGGGTGCTTTCACCGTACTGGACGGCACAACAGGGCGCTTGCGCCACCACGTGA
- the larE gene encoding ATP-dependent sacrificial sulfur transferase LarE has translation MQITDELQRKYEDLRGSVRSMEKVAVTFSGGVDSTFLLRVSIDVLGSENVLAVTAVSPSYPRAERQEAQELAADLGARMVMFDSTEMEDEDFLANTRDRCYYCKTRLFKAVRDIAGREGYLLILEGSNVDDLKDFRPGRRACVELEVKSPLLEAALTKEEIRLLSRELGLRTHDKPAQACLSSRIPYGTAITARRLEDIELSEAFIKALGVSQVRVRHHGNTARIEAEERDFPVILEHRDRIAAELMRIGFTYIALDLHGYRTGSMNEG, from the coding sequence ATGCAGATAACAGATGAACTTCAGCGGAAATACGAAGACCTGAGAGGATCCGTCAGGTCCATGGAGAAGGTTGCCGTCACGTTCTCGGGCGGTGTGGACAGCACCTTTCTCCTCAGGGTGAGCATCGATGTGCTGGGAAGCGAGAACGTGCTTGCCGTGACCGCTGTCTCGCCGTCATATCCCCGCGCGGAAAGGCAGGAGGCGCAGGAACTGGCCGCCGACCTGGGCGCGCGCATGGTCATGTTCGACTCCACGGAGATGGAGGACGAAGACTTCCTCGCCAACACGCGCGACCGTTGTTATTACTGCAAGACCCGTCTTTTCAAGGCCGTCCGGGACATCGCCGGACGGGAAGGGTATCTCTTGATCCTCGAGGGCTCCAACGTGGACGACCTTAAGGATTTCCGGCCCGGCAGAAGGGCATGCGTGGAGCTTGAAGTGAAAAGTCCGCTTCTCGAAGCCGCTCTGACGAAGGAGGAGATCAGGCTGCTTTCCAGGGAACTGGGACTCAGGACGCACGACAAGCCCGCCCAGGCATGCCTGTCGTCAAGAATCCCGTACGGGACGGCCATAACGGCCAGGAGGCTTGAAGATATAGAACTGTCGGAAGCATTCATAAAGGCCCTTGGTGTATCCCAGGTGCGCGTAAGGCACCATGGCAATACCGCCCGCATTGAAGCCGAAGAAAGAGATTTCCCCGTAATTCTCGAACACAGAGACCGAATAGCGGCGGAATTGATGCGCATCGGATTCACATATATCGCTCTTGATCTTCACGGGTACAGGACGGGCAGTATGAATGAAGGATAG
- the cysK gene encoding cysteine synthase A, producing MATVFEDNSFSIGRTPLVRLNKVTAGAKATVLAKVEGRNPAYSVKCRIGAAMVWDAEKTGRLKPGMEIIEPTSGNTGIALAFVAAARGYKLTLTMPETMSTERRKVLKALGANIILTEGAKGMKGAVARAEEVAGSDTSRYFLPQQFENPANPAIHEATTAVELWNDTDGKMDILVSGVGTGGTITGISRYFKLTKGKKIVSVAVEPIHSPILTQAKAGQELKPGPHKIQGIGAGFVPKVLDLSLVDRIETVSDDEAIEMARRLAREEGILSGISCGAATHVAVRLAREPASAGMTIVVVLPDAGERYLSTVLFEGLLGGIESAGASDVPI from the coding sequence ATGGCAACGGTATTTGAGGATAACTCTTTTTCGATAGGAAGAACGCCGCTGGTCCGTCTCAATAAGGTGACGGCGGGCGCGAAGGCGACGGTGCTGGCGAAGGTCGAAGGCCGTAACCCCGCCTACTCGGTGAAGTGCCGGATTGGAGCCGCAATGGTGTGGGATGCGGAAAAGACGGGCAGACTGAAACCAGGTATGGAGATCATCGAGCCCACGTCGGGCAACACCGGTATCGCCCTCGCTTTTGTCGCCGCCGCCAGGGGATACAAACTGACCCTTACCATGCCGGAGACGATGTCCACAGAGAGGCGAAAGGTGCTCAAGGCCCTCGGGGCCAACATCATCCTCACGGAAGGGGCCAAAGGGATGAAGGGGGCCGTGGCCAGGGCCGAAGAGGTCGCCGGCAGCGATACATCGCGGTATTTCCTTCCCCAGCAGTTCGAGAACCCGGCCAATCCCGCGATCCATGAGGCGACGACAGCCGTTGAGCTCTGGAACGACACAGACGGGAAAATGGACATCCTTGTTTCCGGTGTCGGGACGGGCGGCACGATCACGGGGATATCCAGGTATTTCAAACTCACGAAAGGGAAGAAGATAGTCTCCGTTGCCGTAGAGCCCATCCACTCCCCCATCCTTACCCAGGCGAAAGCGGGCCAGGAATTGAAGCCCGGGCCCCACAAGATACAGGGGATCGGCGCCGGCTTCGTTCCGAAGGTCCTCGATCTTTCCCTTGTCGACCGCATAGAGACGGTCAGCGATGATGAGGCCATTGAAATGGCGAGGCGCCTTGCCCGGGAAGAGGGGATCTTAAGCGGCATATCCTGCGGGGCCGCAACACACGTTGCCGTGAGACTGGCCAGAGAGCCGGCAAGCGCCGGGATGACGATCGTCGTCGTACTGCCCGATGCAGGCGAACGTTACCTTTCGACGGTGCTCTTTGAAGGGCTCCTTGGCGGCATCGAATCGGCCGGTGCCTCGGATGTCCCGATCTAA
- a CDS encoding 4Fe-4S cluster-binding domain-containing protein: MNPTEMPPDVVLKKSPFLAVKQLDENEVRVYSKLHGNLTSYGTEMIDVLGFFDIPASARAAVTGISGMCRCEPSVLIRELYEKHFLVEESRNVRDMFTEYVAMARRRNEIARVSKVTFLVSAKCNLACKGCYHTFYDFKSSHMTSEFADEVLRGLFPYLKKRGVPSLLISFLGYEPLLNFATMSRIYDRAVVMSEEYGIDTTFKVFTNAFNLKEDEYDWIVKNRSRLGFKVSLDGVRDDNDKRRVDHTGKGTFDRVVHNLKRIIATGVECDVLTVLSKANFSNIDQFVDEMAAIGIRNITANIFCGQSAQERKIELSEEERFEAIRRMDLATEKYGIEFDGEWKFAVVQMITGAHFTCPAGMRQMVFCADGAIHPCQRFAGTEITFGSYGDDFWERLGEGQCDSYARWIADLYDGVMERTKEEHADLTGWSCPFVPFIRGECLSKNIERDFNERLLEYYVTRPMNRIVAKSRIHC, encoded by the coding sequence GTGAATCCGACAGAGATGCCGCCCGATGTTGTGTTGAAGAAGTCGCCCTTTCTGGCGGTGAAGCAACTGGATGAGAATGAGGTGAGGGTCTACAGCAAATTGCATGGCAATTTGACGTCATACGGGACTGAGATGATCGATGTCCTCGGATTCTTCGATATCCCTGCGTCGGCGCGGGCCGCGGTGACGGGAATATCGGGGATGTGCCGGTGCGAACCCTCGGTGCTGATAAGGGAACTCTATGAAAAACATTTCCTGGTAGAGGAAAGCAGGAACGTCCGGGATATGTTCACGGAGTATGTCGCAATGGCAAGACGCAGGAACGAGATCGCCAGGGTATCGAAGGTGACCTTTCTCGTTTCCGCCAAATGCAACCTTGCCTGCAAGGGTTGCTATCACACCTTTTACGATTTTAAAAGCAGCCACATGACGAGTGAGTTTGCCGATGAGGTCCTCCGGGGTCTGTTCCCCTATTTGAAAAAAAGGGGGGTTCCGTCACTGCTCATATCCTTTCTTGGCTACGAGCCTCTTTTGAATTTTGCAACCATGAGCCGGATCTACGACCGGGCGGTTGTCATGTCCGAAGAATACGGGATTGATACCACGTTCAAAGTATTCACGAATGCCTTCAATCTGAAGGAAGATGAGTATGATTGGATAGTAAAGAATCGATCCCGGCTGGGATTCAAGGTAAGCCTCGATGGGGTCAGGGACGACAACGACAAACGAAGAGTCGACCATACCGGAAAAGGCACCTTTGACAGGGTTGTCCACAACTTGAAACGCATAATCGCCACCGGCGTGGAGTGCGACGTTTTGACGGTTCTCAGCAAGGCCAATTTCTCGAATATCGACCAATTTGTAGATGAGATGGCTGCCATCGGGATACGGAACATCACAGCCAACATATTTTGCGGTCAGTCGGCACAGGAGAGAAAGATAGAGTTGTCGGAAGAGGAGAGGTTCGAAGCCATCAGGAGAATGGATCTGGCAACGGAGAAATACGGTATCGAGTTTGACGGGGAATGGAAGTTCGCCGTTGTGCAGATGATAACGGGAGCCCACTTCACCTGTCCCGCCGGAATGAGACAAATGGTCTTTTGCGCTGATGGCGCCATTCATCCCTGCCAGCGTTTTGCCGGAACGGAGATAACCTTCGGCTCCTATGGGGACGATTTTTGGGAAAGGCTCGGTGAAGGTCAATGCGATAGCTATGCACGGTGGATCGCCGATCTCTATGACGGTGTGATGGAAAGGACGAAGGAAGAGCACGCGGACCTTACCGGATGGAGTTGCCCTTTTGTCCCCTTCATACGGGGGGAATGTCTCAGCAAGAACATCGAGAGGGATTTCAACGAGCGACTCCTTGAGTACTATGTGACGCGCCCCATGAATCGTATAGTTGCGAAATCGCGCATACATTGCTGA
- a CDS encoding NfeD family protein, whose product MEAFKDWLKPELIWFLIGLVLMLLEFVLPGFIVFFFGVGAWIVALICLFTDISINVQLILFLVASVLLLASLRKWVRGVFVGYKKYGRPSDDDLSEFTGQKAVVTRKIDPVMGGKVELHGTSWSAETNGGEPIEEGALVEVTGKHGLTLKVKKYPAKGGDTL is encoded by the coding sequence ATGGAAGCATTCAAAGATTGGCTGAAACCCGAATTGATATGGTTTCTCATCGGCCTTGTGCTGATGCTTCTGGAATTCGTTCTGCCAGGCTTCATCGTTTTCTTCTTCGGCGTCGGGGCCTGGATCGTGGCGCTCATTTGCCTCTTTACCGACATATCCATCAATGTTCAGCTCATCCTGTTCCTCGTGGCCTCGGTCCTGCTTCTTGCATCATTGAGAAAATGGGTGAGGGGCGTCTTCGTCGGCTACAAGAAATATGGCCGGCCGTCCGATGACGATCTGTCGGAATTTACGGGACAAAAGGCCGTGGTGACAAGGAAGATCGACCCCGTCATGGGCGGCAAGGTGGAGCTTCACGGCACAAGTTGGAGCGCCGAAACGAACGGAGGTGAACCCATAGAGGAAGGAGCCCTCGTGGAAGTCACCGGCAAGCATGGCCTGACACTGAAGGTCAAGAAATATCCTGCAAAGGGAGGGGATACATTATGA
- a CDS encoding paraslipin — MNFFTVIILGLIIIVVVAFSKTIRIVPQKVAFIIERLGKYNATLDAGLHVLIPFIDRVAYKHTLKEQAIDVASQTCITRDNISVEVDGILYLQVVDAQKASYGINNYQFAAMQLAQTTMRSVIGKLELDRTFEERETINTTIVEAVDKASDPWGVKVTRYEIKNIVPPQSIKDAMEKQMRAEREKRAVIAESEGDKQAKINRAEGVKQEMIATSEGEKQKRINEAEGRASEIVRVATATANGLREIALAINEQGGINAVNLRIAEQYINEFGKLARTNNTLILPANLGDLAGLVSTVTTILKDETKTPGKQA; from the coding sequence ATGAACTTTTTTACTGTTATCATTCTTGGCCTCATTATTATCGTCGTCGTAGCCTTTTCGAAGACCATTCGCATCGTTCCGCAGAAAGTCGCTTTCATCATCGAGCGTCTCGGCAAATACAACGCGACGCTGGACGCGGGCCTGCACGTTCTCATACCCTTCATAGACAGGGTCGCTTACAAGCATACGTTGAAGGAGCAGGCCATCGACGTCGCTTCCCAGACATGCATCACCCGGGATAACATCTCCGTAGAGGTGGACGGCATCCTGTACCTCCAGGTGGTCGACGCCCAGAAGGCATCTTACGGGATCAACAACTACCAGTTCGCCGCCATGCAGCTCGCCCAGACAACCATGAGGAGCGTTATCGGAAAGCTTGAACTGGACAGGACCTTCGAGGAACGGGAGACGATCAATACCACCATCGTGGAGGCCGTCGACAAGGCATCAGATCCCTGGGGTGTGAAGGTGACGCGGTACGAGATAAAGAACATCGTGCCCCCGCAGAGCATCAAGGACGCCATGGAAAAACAGATGCGGGCCGAGAGGGAAAAAAGGGCCGTCATCGCAGAGTCGGAAGGCGACAAGCAGGCGAAGATCAATCGCGCCGAAGGCGTCAAGCAGGAAATGATCGCCACCTCCGAAGGTGAGAAACAAAAACGGATCAACGAGGCAGAAGGCCGCGCGTCTGAGATCGTACGCGTTGCCACGGCGACCGCCAACGGCCTTCGCGAGATCGCCCTTGCCATAAACGAACAGGGCGGCATTAACGCCGTGAACCTGCGCATCGCCGAGCAGTACATAAACGAGTTTGGAAAGCTGGCAAGGACGAACAACACCCTGATCCTCCCCGCCAACCTCGGCGACCTCGCAGGTCTGGTCTCGACTGTGACGACGATACTCAAAGACGAGACGAAAACGCCGGGAAAACAAGCGTGA
- a CDS encoding DUF3617 family protein, with translation MKVSILAALAMVLAFVWCGGAGAAEPNMKDGLWQITTKVEMKGMPVSIPPSVTKQCLTKKDSVPQSRDKNSNCKIIEQKVSGNTVTWSSVCKEKDSTVESKGSITYKGDTFDGTTTTNIKDKTQKAQQVSTKMSGKRLGPCDKK, from the coding sequence ATGAAAGTGAGCATTCTTGCAGCACTCGCCATGGTTTTGGCGTTTGTATGGTGTGGCGGCGCCGGCGCCGCGGAGCCTAACATGAAGGACGGTCTCTGGCAGATCACGACAAAGGTCGAAATGAAGGGCATGCCCGTCAGTATTCCGCCCTCCGTTACGAAACAGTGCCTCACAAAGAAGGACAGCGTACCGCAGTCCAGGGATAAGAACTCGAACTGCAAGATCATCGAGCAGAAGGTAAGCGGCAACACCGTAACATGGTCATCGGTCTGTAAGGAAAAGGACAGCACCGTGGAAAGCAAGGGGAGCATTACATACAAGGGCGATACCTTCGACGGGACAACAACGACAAATATCAAGGACAAAACCCAAAAGGCACAGCAGGTCTCCACCAAGATGAGCGGGAAACGGCTCGGGCCCTGCGACAAGAAATAG